Sequence from the Streptomyces sp. MMBL 11-1 genome:
CGAAGCTCGACGGTGCTGCGATCGCAGCCCGCTACCGCAACGGCCGCCTGGTCCAGCTCGTCGGCCGCGGAGACGGCGCACACGGCGAAGACCTCTCGGCCGCCATCGGCAGCATCGTCGGACTCCCCAAGCAGCTCGCCATCGACACCACGGTCGAGATCCGCGGTGAGGCCCTGCTGAGCAGGGAGCAGTTCGAAAAGGCCAACGAGCAGCGCCGGAACCACGGCGCGAAGCCGTTCTCCAACCCGCGCAACGGGACTGCGGGCGCTCTGCGCGGCGCCAAGTCGCGCGGCTACACGATCGAGATGTCCTTCTTCGCCTACGGAGCTGTCACGCTCGACGGCGTGGACATCCTCAGCGGCTCCACGCACGAAGCTGTCATGGCGCAGATCGCCGCCCTGGGGGTGCGGACCACGGCCTCGACCGAGGTGGGGCTGCGTGTCTACGGAACGCTGGCGGAGGCCCAGACCCGCGTGGATGAGATCCGCGCGCTGCGGGCCGAGCTGCCGTTCGGTATCGACGGGGTGGTCATCAAGGCGAATGGCTTCGGCGAGCAGAAGACCGCGGGGTTCGCCACGCGTCATCCGCACTGGGCCATCGCCTACAAGCTCCCCGCGGTCGAGCGGCAGACCAAGCTGATCGGCGTCGAGTGGAAGGCCGGTCGCACCGGGGTCATCGCGCCCCGGGCCGTGCTGGAACCGGTCGAAGTCGATGGCAGTACCGTGCAGTATGCCACCCTGCACAACCCCTCGTTCATCGCCAAGAGCGGCATGATGCTCAACGACGTCGTGACCGTGTGGAAGGCCGGAGACGTCATCCCGCGCATCGAAGCCCCGGTCGTGGACCTGCGTGGTGATGATGCGACTCCGATCTCCTTCCCGGAGGCCTGCCCCAAGTGCGGCGGGGACATCGACAAGTCCGGCAAGCGCTGGGAGTGCGCCAACGGTGCTGGCGGAGGCTGCGGCCTGCTCGCCGCGTTGAGCTACGCCGTCGGTCGGGACCAGCTCGACATCGAGGGTCTCGGCGACACCTTCCTGGAAGCCCTGGTCGACAACGGGGATGTCACCGACGTGGGGGACCTCTTCACCCTGAACCGGGAACAGCTGGCGACAGCCGCGCGCAGCGACAAGCGGGCGGTGGCGCTCCTGGAACAGATCGACGCCGCCAGGAGCAAGCCCCTCAACCGCGTCTTCTGCGCGCTCGGCATCGTGCGGACCGGTCGTACTCTCTCCCGGGAGATCGCCCGCCACTTCAAGACGATGGCCGCCATCCGCTCGGCCGACGCCAGTTCCATGGCGGCCGTGACCAAGCTGCCCGCAGCGAACGCCCCCAAGATCGTGGACCACATCGCCTCGATGAGCGCAGTGATCGACAAGCTCACCGCGGCCGGGGTCAACATGACCGAGCCCGAGGCCGAAGGCGCTGCGGGGCCCCTGAGCGGGCACACCGTCGTGGTCACCGGCGGCATGAGCGGCGCACTGGCCGGACGCAACCGGAACGACGTGAAGGAACTGATCGAGAACGCCGGGGGGGCGTCCTCCAGCAGCTTGTCGAAGAAGACCACGCTGCTCGTGGCAGGAGCGAACGCCGGCTCCAAGCTGGCGAAGGCCCGTGAGGCGGGTACCACCATCGTCACGGAGCAGGAGTTCGCCGAAATGCTCACGGGCTACCTCGGCTGACACTGGCGTGCCCCGGGGGTGGAACGGGCCTTCATGGTTCGATCCGCCCCTGGCGCCCGAGTCGGGACAGGGCCCTGGTGGACTCGGCCCTCGGCGTGCGCCGAGCTCATGGGCATCGTGCGGTCCCGGCCCGGTGAGGATGGGGCCGTCTGACTTTTCGCACGACACGAAGGGCCCCACCATGTGGTGGGGCCCTTCGTCTGCCTCGGACTCTGCGGAGGGCGAGATCCCTCGTTTGCACCGCCACGGAGGAAGCGGGAAGCCCAGGGATCTCGCCGCTACAGCGGACAAGCTGAAGAGTGAGACTCCAGCAGGTTGGACGGGCTCGGCTGCTTAGATGCAGCCTGGCGTCGATGGGGTGCGGATCAGGCCGGAGGCTGGGGGGCGCCGTTCTGGAAACGGGACTGGGCGAGCACGGCGTTGACGCTCGTGATCAGGTCCGACTGCATCTCCGGGGCCATGTCAGGCGCGAACGCGAAGTGGACACGGGCGAGGGGCTGCTCGGCTCCGCCGAGCGTGATGGCGGACTGGGACGGCCGCAGCCCGTCCGCTCCGATATCCACGGCCCAGGAGGACACGTTGGCTGCTCCGTCGATCAGGCCGTGAATCTCGTCGACGGCCGCGCCGTACGCCTCCCCGTCGTCGGCGTCGGCGGGAAGCAGCTGCCCCCATGTGAGGGTCTGCCCCGTGGACGGGACGGTCTCGGTGCCCATGGCTTCGCCGACCCCCATGTGATCGGGGTCGCAGGTGAGGTTGTAGTGCTGGTCCGCGGCCTCGGCTCTGAGGTCAGCGGGGGTATACGAGTTGGGCACGGAGGCTCCTTCTGGCAGTCGGCCGGGGTACGAGGGGGCAGGCACTCTGTCGCGTGTGCTGGTTCGGGCGGCAGGGCGCGACGGTGGTCCCGTCAGCTCAGGTGAGCTGCTCGAAGAGCCGCTGCAGCCCCGTGCAAGTGCGGCACTCTTCTGCCGGCGTGCCCGGGGCGTCGTGCTCGTCGCAGCACCGTGACGCGAGCGACGGCCCACACAGGCCGTCCTTGGTGATCGGCCAGCCGTGGCGGTGCTCCAGGTAGCCGTTGTAGTCGATCCCCGGGCCGACCTGGAGGGAGAAGGGCTCTTCACGCCCTTCCCGTACGGCGACGAGGTGCGCCTCGTATCGCTCTCGGAGCTGGTCCATGAAGCGTGTGTGGGTGTTCTTCGCGATGGGGCCCTCCAGGGGCGTCGGCGGGTGTATAGGGAGGTTGCTTCCCTGCGGGATCTCCTCGATCATCCAAGTTTACGCCCAAGGGGCGTTTTTTGTCAATTTTTACATTACGGCACTGCAAGTAGGCAGTTGGGCGCGGCCGAAGCTGTCCGGGGGGCGAGGGCCGCTGGCCGGGGTCCGCCCCCCGGCAGAGGTCGCTTGTGCCTCGCGGCAGAGTCCGAGGCCGTACGCGGTATCCCGCTCAGCCGTGACGTCGCGCCACGCTCGGACGGGTGGGAGGTTCCCGAGCGCCGGCAGATCGCGTCACGGCCCGAGGCTCACGCCGAGCGCGCGCCCCCCTCGTCCCCCTGGGCAACTCGGGCTCGGTTGCCGGCCCAGTCCGGGTCGCGTTGCGGCGCCAGGGCCACCCGGGACTCGGCAGGCGGGAGGCGGAATGCGCGCCAGCTCTCGCGGGGCGCGGTGAGCCAGCGGACAAGGGCCACAGCTACCAGGCGAACGGTGCCGCGCTGGACCCATCGGCCCGAGAAGCGGATCTGGTCCTCGGCCCAGCCATCCAGCCGCCACCAGGGCCGGATCCGGCCGAACGCGTAGCCGAGTGCGAGCGCTGTCGTCACAACGATGACGGACTTCACGCCGTCTCCTCTCTGCAGCTTGCGCCTGCCCCGCCCGGGCAGCACTGGCTGCGCGCCCGAACAGCTTTAGTATCCGCTCCACCCCTCGCCGGGCCGGACGGCGGGCCGCGGCCGGCCCGGCCCTTCCGGGAATCGCCGCGGCCGGGTGGAGGAGCTAGGCAGTGCCGTGGCTCCGTCCCGCCGGGGCAGCCCGCCCGCGGGTACCACCTGCGCCCTGGCCCTGGACGCGACCCGGCGCCCCACCGCCAGCCGATCTCGCGCGAGGCCGTCACGGCCACTCAGACCGAACGGCCGCAATGCCTTCGGATCGGATCTACGCCGCCGACGGCGACCGCCTGGTGGCAACTCGACCCGCCTGCTGGGCCGTTCACCGCAAGACACTCGGAGCTCCAGATTGGGGCGCTGACCAGCCACAACCTGCGCTCGCACAAAAGTTCGAATAGCGGTTATGGTGAAAGAACGGAGCGGGGACCGGGACCAAAAAAGGGGGAGACTGGAACAAGGAGGCGGCACGGTGTTCCCACATCTGCATGTCGCGTCCGGTTTCAGTGTCCGGTACGGGGCGTCGATGCCTGCGGCCCTGGCCGAGCGCGCAGCGGAGCGCGGCCTGGGCGCGATGGCGTTGACGGACCGGGACACGGTCAGTGGAGCGGTGCGGCACGCGGACGCGTGCTCTGCGGCCGGGATCCGGCCGATCTTCGGGGCCGACCTCGCCGTTCCTCCCGCAGTTCACCGGTCCGCCGTCATGCGGAGCAGGAAGCCGGCTCGTGGCGGAGAGTTCGTCGACGAGTCTGCTCCCCGGGTTGTCCTGCTGGCCCGGGACCGCGTCGGCTGGGCGAATCTCAGCCGGATCATCAGCGCGGGTCAGGCGCACCGGGCCCAGGGCGGTGGAGCCCAGCCCGTCGTCCCGTTCGAGGTCCTGAGCGGACACACCGAGGGGATCACTGCCTTGCTCGGTCCGGCGTCCGAGCCGATCCGGGCTCTCGCCGCCGGGCGCTCCGACCGGGCGGCGTCCCTCCTGGAGCCGTGGCG
This genomic interval carries:
- the ligA gene encoding NAD-dependent DNA ligase LigA, giving the protein MTTAPAPLANRVAYNTAVDAALTACAAYYGSGNTSLDDASYDALVQQLQKYEQQNPEHVRPDSPLGKLGGGAAPAGDVAHTVPMLSLGNVFDAEGLTKWDASLARRLDGPVREGYAVEPKLDGAAIAARYRNGRLVQLVGRGDGAHGEDLSAAIGSIVGLPKQLAIDTTVEIRGEALLSREQFEKANEQRRNHGAKPFSNPRNGTAGALRGAKSRGYTIEMSFFAYGAVTLDGVDILSGSTHEAVMAQIAALGVRTTASTEVGLRVYGTLAEAQTRVDEIRALRAELPFGIDGVVIKANGFGEQKTAGFATRHPHWAIAYKLPAVERQTKLIGVEWKAGRTGVIAPRAVLEPVEVDGSTVQYATLHNPSFIAKSGMMLNDVVTVWKAGDVIPRIEAPVVDLRGDDATPISFPEACPKCGGDIDKSGKRWECANGAGGGCGLLAALSYAVGRDQLDIEGLGDTFLEALVDNGDVTDVGDLFTLNREQLATAARSDKRAVALLEQIDAARSKPLNRVFCALGIVRTGRTLSREIARHFKTMAAIRSADASSMAAVTKLPAANAPKIVDHIASMSAVIDKLTAAGVNMTEPEAEGAAGPLSGHTVVVTGGMSGALAGRNRNDVKELIENAGGASSSSLSKKTTLLVAGANAGSKLAKAREAGTTIVTEQEFAEMLTGYLG